Part of the Paenibacillus kyungheensis genome, ACACATAGGTCAAATTAGGTCCGCCTTTGACAATACAGACTGCTGATAATGCATTCAGACGTTCAAAAATCTGTGTTTCATCTTCAGTTTCATACAATAAACTCAGTTCATCCAAACCTGGTAAAAAATAATCACATTGCTCGGCTAAACGCAATAATACAGGACGCGCTTGTTCGATACTCCATAATTTGAGACGCAAATTGGGATCAAAACAGACTTTGACACCTGCACGTCTAGCGATCTCTATCGCTTTCTCTACAGTTGCCAGCCCGGATTCACTAATAGCTGCTGTGATTCCTGTAACATGTAATATTTTAGCTTGGCTGATATACTCTGCGTCCAGATCATCTGGAGTCATCCGACTAGCTGCTGAATGTTTGCGATAATAATGAACCGAAGCATGACCGGATACATTTTCTCGTAACATCAACCCTGTCTGTTCTCCTTCTGCTAGCATTGAGCGAGACACATCTACGCCTTCACCACGAATTGCTTTTTGGATCATACGCCCTAACGGATCAGCGCCAAGACGACCGAACCAACCGACTGTATGCCCTAAGCGAGCAATACCAATCGCTAGATTACTTTCAGCACCGCCAAATGATTTGTGTAGATTGGCAGCGTACTCCAGACCACGAGAGTCATTCGCAGTCATCAACCCCATAGACTCACCGAAAGTGACCACTTCCGGGTAAGTATGCTGATTGTTCATTGTTAAGCCTCCTGAGTGCATCAAATATCATGCGTAATATGTAGCTGGTCATATTTACCATTGTCGCAACCGCTTTCTTTGTTGTCAATGACATAGCTTCATCATATATACACAATTTTAACGATAGATACCGTTTTCAATTGTGAATTAAATCACAATATTAAAAAGTTTTTTGTTTTATTTTTAAAGTAAATTATAAATACCATTGAACACACTCTATGTAAGGTCACTATGGCGACTGGATAGATCATATATATTTAGGAGGAACAACAGATGAATTCGTCAATAAAAACCCATACCTCTACGTTGAATACTATAGGAGAAACGTATTTTTTAAATATACGATTTTTGTTAATTGTATGTGTAGTGGCAGGCAATTTATTAGAGCCACTTATTCAGCAGTCTGT contains:
- a CDS encoding sugar kinase; translation: MNNQHTYPEVVTFGESMGLMTANDSRGLEYAANLHKSFGGAESNLAIGIARLGHTVGWFGRLGADPLGRMIQKAIRGEGVDVSRSMLAEGEQTGLMLRENVSGHASVHYYRKHSAASRMTPDDLDAEYISQAKILHVTGITAAISESGLATVEKAIEIARRAGVKVCFDPNLRLKLWSIEQARPVLLRLAEQCDYFLPGLDELSLLYETEDETQIFERLNALSAVCIVKGGPNLTYVLDQGQKLEVPYFKAERVLDTVGAGDGFCAGFIVGLLRGYEVIEAVRLGNLNGSMVIQAVGDWEALPTHEQVEAKLNNKVHIER